From Montipora foliosa isolate CH-2021 chromosome 6, ASM3666993v2, whole genome shotgun sequence, a single genomic window includes:
- the LOC138006024 gene encoding uncharacterized protein PF3D7_1120000-like, protein MASGDLNILYKYHSMKTKWSRCFEDRDPRLADFVKRFFTNFYRDHRKFTFLVGELLDGTRHLLVSPPKYQQIKQEIEEEIEEILPEVAEIRDAKIVKQKKSFGNLQAFIDYCENLRDENLEIEKRKFTFLVGELLDGTRHLLVSPPKYQQIKQEIEEEIEEILPEVAEIRDAKIVKQKKSFGNLQAFIDYCENLRDENLEIEKRKFTFLVGELLDGTRHLLVSPPKYQQIKQEIEEEIEEILPEVAEIRDAKIVKQKKSFGNLQAFIDYCENLRDENLEIEKRKFTFLVGELLDGTRHLLVSPPKYQQIKQEIEEEIEEILPEVAEIRDAKIVKQKKSFGNLQAFIDYCENLRDENLEIEKRVILRNKHGFREYS, encoded by the exons ATGGCTTCAGGAGATTTAAACATTTTATACAAATACCACTCAATGAAAACCAAATGGAGTCGATGCTTCGAAGACCGCGATCCGAGGTTGGCTGACTTCGTCAAACGTTTCTTCACAAATTTTTATCGAGATCACAGGAAATTTACATTCCTGGTCGGTGAGCTGTTAGATGGGACAAGACATCTTCTTGTAAGTCCTCCCAAATACCAACAGATAAAGCAAGAAATcgaagaagaaattgaagagattCTACCGGAAGTTGCCGAGATTAGAGACGCGAAAATTGTAAAGCAGAAAAAATCATTTGGAAACCTTCAGGCATTTATCGATTACTGCGAAAACCTCCGAGATGAAAATTTGGAAATTGAAAAGAG GAAATTTACATTCCTGGTCGGTGAGCTGTTAGATGGGACAAGACATCTTCTTGTAAGTCCTCCCAAATACCAACAGATAAAGCAAGAAATcgaagaagaaattgaagagattCTACCGGAAGTTGCCGAGATTAGAGACGCGAAAATTGTAAAGCAGAAAAAATCATTTGGAAACCTTCAGGCATTTATCGATTACTGCGAAAACCTCAGAGATGAAAATTTGGAAATTGAAAAGAG GAAATTTACATTCCTGGTCGGTGAGCTGTTAGATGGGACAAGACATCTTCTTGTAAGTCCTCCCAAATACCAACAGATAAAGCAAGAAATcgaagaagaaattgaagagattCTACCGGAAGTTGCCGAGATTAGAGACGCGAAAATTGTAAAGCAGAAAAAATCATTTGGAAACCTTCAGGCATTTATCGATTACTGCGAAAACCTCAGAGATGAAAATTTGGAAATTGAAAAGAG GAAATTTACATTCCTGGTCGGTGAGCTGTTAGATGGGACAAGACATCTTCTTGTAAGTCCTCCCAAATACCAACAGATAAAGCAAGAAATcgaagaagaaattgaagagattCTACCGGAAGTTGCCGAGATTAGAGACGCGAAAATTGTAAAGCAGAAAAAATCATTTGGAAACCTTCAGGCATTTATCGATTACTGCGAAAACCTCAGAGATGAAAATTTGGAAATTGAAAAGAG ggtgattttgcggaataaacatggatttcgagagtattcttga
- the LOC138006023 gene encoding uncharacterized protein has product MEARKVNQFGRSYRPGVALAQDLKFLIIDSIIRDGGDRITGYIPRSVTQFARELRVSVNTVKSVWFRYCEEMITTPKPKGGLTFEKLKEDDRELIEVLKLHSPSMSLSEIMEELEQLGGQEISMSAVSRAIKSRLPSGDQYSRKKLSKVAMERFTPDNLFYTQLFINYVSSKDPRNLKFFDEAGIKIPDVGTRTYGHSPKGSRCVEVGRKLESPNTTLNMLVSLNGPEYYSIVSGATNTARFLSFFQEAGESVNIETGRPCLEVGDIVIMDNLSSHHFEGGEILEEWFGTMGIELLYTPSYSPDLNAPVKELVHSNINLAIAEAVETIRVRDMAGFYKATDYLFV; this is encoded by the exons ATGGAGGCGAGAAAAGTGAACCAATTTGGCAGAAGTTACAGACCTGGAGTGGCATTGGCTCAAGATCTTAAATTCTTGATCATTGATAGCATTATCAGAGACGGAGGCGACAGAATTACGGGTTATATTCCACGGAGTGTTACACAATTTGCAAGGGAGTTGCGTGTTTCTGTAAACACGGTAAAATCGGTGTGGTTTAGATATTGCGAAGAAATGATAACAACGCCGAAACCTAAAGGAGGCTTGACATTCGAAAAACTAAAGGAAGATGACCGCGAACTCATTGAAGTTTTGAAGCTCCACtctccatccatgtccctttcTGAAATAATGGAGGAGTTAGAACAACTTGGAGGACAAGAAATTTCAATGTCGGCCGTTTCACGAGCCATAAAAAGCAGGCTACCTTCCGGTGACCAGTATTCAcgaaaaaaactttcaaaagtgGCAATGGAGCGATTCACCCCAGATAACTTATTTTATACTCAGCTGTTTATCAATTACGTATCTTCAAAAGATCCAAGGAACCTGAAATTTTTCGACGAAGCGGGAATAAAGATTCCCGACGTGGGAACTCGCACGTATGGACACAGCCCGAAAGGATCACGATGTGTAGAAGTGGGGAGGAAACTCGAATCTCCGAATACAACTTTAAATATGCTGGTTTCTCTGAATGGCCCAGAGTATTATAGTATCGTAAGCGGGGCTACAAACACAGcccgttttctttcattttttcaagaggcAGGTGAAAGTGTAAACATTGAGACGGGTAGACCGTGTCTCGAAGTCGGTGACATTGTTATTATGGATAATTTATCTTCTCATCATTTTGAAGGAGGTGAGATTTTGGAAGAATGGTTTGGTACCATGGGAATTGAGTTGTTATATACGCCTTCATATTCTCCAGATCTTAATGCACCAGTCAAA GAACTTGTTCATTCCAATATTAATTTAGCAATAGCAGAAGCAGTTGAGACTATCAGAGTACGGGATATGGCTGGATTTTACAAAGCTACAGATTACCTGTTTGTATGA